One stretch of Carassius gibelio isolate Cgi1373 ecotype wild population from Czech Republic chromosome B1, carGib1.2-hapl.c, whole genome shotgun sequence DNA includes these proteins:
- the atp1b1b gene encoding sodium/potassium-transporting ATPase subunit beta-1b yields the protein MPAQSKDDGGWKKFLWNSEKKEFLGRTGGSWSKIFLFYLIFYGFLAGIFIGTIQILLLTLSDYKPTWQDRVAPPGLTHYPRSDKAELIINPEDDDTYRTYTKAMRDFLAFYDTEKQVDAMRFEDCGEQPEEYKNRGDLESDMGVRKACRFSRSWLGPCSGIDDRDFGFSEGKPCLIIKLNRIVNFRPKPPTSNESIPEEAKHKVQPNVIPIHCTNKKEEDAGKLGEVKYYGISEGFPLQYYPYYGKLLHSHYLQPLVAVQFVNITQNTEIRVECRVFGENIYYSDKDRYQGRFDVKIGVMTKS from the exons ATGCCCGCTCAAAGTAAAGATGATGGAGGATGGAAGAAGTTTTTATGGAATTCGGAGAAGAAGGAATTTCTGGGACGCACCGGTGGAAGTTGGT CAAAAATTTTCCTCTTCTATCTAATCTTTTATGGCTTCCTGGCTGGGATCTTTATCGGCACCATCCAGATTCTCCTCCTCACTCTGAGCGATTACAAACCCACCTGGCAGGACAGAGTAGCTCCTCCAG GGCTCACTCACTATCCACGTTCAGACAAGGCTGAGCTGATCATCAATCCGGAGGATGATGATACCTACAGGACATACACCAAAGCCATGAGAGATTTCCTAGCCTTCTATGACACAGAAAAACAGGTGGACGCGATGAGGTTTGAGGACTGTGGAG aacAACCTGAGGAGTACAAGAACAGAGGTGATTTAGAGAGTGACATGGGTGTCAGAAAGGCATGCAGGTTTTCAAGGTCTTGGCTAGGACCCTGTTCTGGCATTGATGATCGGGATTTTGGATTTTCAGAGGGGAAACCCTGCTTGATTATCAAGCTCAACAGGATTGTGAACTTCAGACCTAAG ccACCAACGTCAAATGAAAGCATTCCAGAGGAGGCAAAGCACAAAGTCCAGCCCAACGTGATTCCTATTCACTGCACAAACAAG AAAGAAGAGGATGCAGGTAAGCTCGGCGAAGTGAAGTACTACGGCATCAGCGAAGGCTTTCCCCTTCAGTATTACCCCTACTACGGGAAGCTCCTGCACTCTCACTACCTGCAGCCCCTGGTGGCCGTCCAGTTCGTCAACATCACCCAGAACACGGAGATCCGTGTGGAGTGCAGAGTTTTCGGGGAAAACATTTATTACAGCGACAAGGATCGCTACCAGGGACGATTCGATGTTAAAATCGGTGTCATGACCAAATCATGA